The Vibrio gazogenes DNA segment CGGGTTGTATGGTTAAGTGACTAAGCGTACACGGTGGATGCCTTGGCAGTCAGAGGCGATGAAGGACGTACTAACTTGCGATAAGCGTAGATGAGGCAGTAAGAGCCACTTGAGTCTACGATTTCCGAATGGGGAAACCCACATGCAGCAGCATGTATCATCAGGTGAATACATAGCCTGATGAGGCGAACCGGGAGAACTGAAACATCTAAGTACCCCGAGGAAAAGAAATCAACCGAGATTCCGAAAGTAGCGGCGAGCGAAATCGGAGTAGCCCTTAAGCTTTTACAGCGTTAGGTGAAGTGTCTGGAAAGGCACGCGATAGAGGGTGATAGCCCCGTAACCGAAGGCGTTGTTTAAGTGAAAACGAGTAAGGCGGGACACGTGATATCCTGTCTGAAGATGGGGGGACCATCCTCCAAGGCTAAATACTCCTGACTGACCGATAGTGAACCAGTACCGTGAGGGAAAGGCGAAAAGAACCCCTGTGAGGGGAGTGAAATAGAACCTGAAACCGTGTACGTACAAGCAGTAGGAGCACCTTCGTGGTGTGACTGCGTACCTTTTGTATAATGGGTCAGCGACTTATATTCAGTGGCAAGGTTAACCGATTAGGGGAGCCGTAGCGAAAGCGAGTGTTAACTGCGCGTTTAGTCTCTGGATATAGACCCGAAACCGAGTGATCTAGCCATGGGCAGGTTGAAGGTTGAGTAACATCAACTGGAGGACCGAACCGACTAATGTTGAAAAATTAGCGGATGACTTGTGGCTAGGGGTGAAAGGCCAATCAAACTCGGAGATAGCTGGTTCTCCCCGAAAGCTATTTAGGTAGCGCCTCGGACGAATACTACTGGGGGTAGAGCACTGTTAAGGCTAGGGGGTCATCCCGACTTACCAACCCTTTGCAAACTCCGAATACCAGTAAGTACTATCCGGGAGACACACGGCGGGTGCTAACGTCCGTCGTGGAGAGGGAAACAACCCAGACCGCCAGCTAAGGTCCCAAATTACAGCTAAGTGGGAAACGATGTGGGAAGGCTCAGACAGCTAGGATGTTGGCTTAGAAGCAGCCATCATTTAAAGAAAGCGTAATAGCTCACTAGTCGAGTCGGCCTGCGCGGAAGATGTAACGGGGCTAAGCTGTAAACCGAAGCTGCGGCAATGCGATTTATCGCATTGGGTAGGGGAGCGTTCTGTAAGCCGTTGAAGGTGTGTTGTAAAGCATGCTGGAGGTATCAGAAGTGCGAATGCTGACATGAGTAACGACAAGGGGGGTGAAAAACCTCCCCGCCGGAAGACCAAGGGTTCCTGTCCAACGTTAATCGGGGCAGGGTAAGTCGACCCCTAAGGCGAGGCTGAAAAGCGTAGTCGATGGGAAACGGGTTAATATTCCCGTACTTGTTGTGAATGCGATGGGGGGACGGAGAAGGCTAGGTGGGCCTGGCGACGGTCGTCCAGGTTCAAGTGCGTAGGCTGTGGGATTAGGCAAATCCGGTCCCACAATAGGCTGAGACACGATGTCGAGCATCTACGGATGTGAAGTCATTGATGCCATGCTTCCGGGAAAAGCCTCTAAGCTTCAGTTCACAAGAAATCGTACCCCAAACCGACACAGGTGGTCGGGTAGAGAATACCAAGGCGCTTGAGAGAACTCGGGTGAAGGAACTAGGCAAAATGGTACCGTAACTTCGGGAGAAGGTACGCTCTTGACGGTGAAGTCCCTCGCGGATGGAGCTATTGAGAGTCGCAGATACCAGGTGGCTGCAACTGTTTATTAAAAACACAGCACTGTGCAAAATCGTAAGATGACGTATACGGTGTGACGCCTGCCCGGTGCCGGAAGGTTAATTGATGGGGTTAGACTTAGGTCGAAGCTCTTGATCGAAGCCCCGGTAAACGGCGGCCGTAACTATAACGGTCCTAAGGTAGCGAAATTCCTTGTCGGGTAAGTTCCGACCTGCACGAATGGCGTAATGATGGCCACGCTGTCTCCACCCGAGACTCAGTGAAATTGAAATCGCTGTGAAGATGCAGTGTACCCGCGGCTAGACGGAAAGACCCCGTGAACCTTTACTACAGCTTGGCACTGAACATTGAGCCTACATGTGTAGGATAGGTGGGAGGCTTTGAAGCAGTCACGCTAGTGATTGTGGAGCCGACCTTGAAATACCACCCTTGTATGTTTGATGTTCTAACTTGGCCCCGTTATCCGGGGTGAGGACAGTGCCTGGTGGGTAGTTTGACTGGGGCGGTCTCCTCCCAAAGAGTAACGGAGGAGCACGAAGGTGGGCTAATCACGGTTGGACATCGTGAGGTTAGTGCAATGGCATAAGCCCGCTTAACTGCGAGAGTGACGGCTCGAGCAGGTGCGAAAGCAGGTCATAGTGATCCGGTGGTTCTGAATGGAAGGGCCATCGCTCAACGGATAAAAGGTACTCCGGGGATAACAGGCTGATACCGCCCAAGAGTTCATATCGACGGCGGTGTTTGGCACCTCGATGTCGGCTCATCACATCCTGGGGCTGAAGTCGGTCCCAAGGGTATGGCTGTTCGCCATTTAAAGTGGTACGCGAGCTGGGTTTAGAACGTCGTGAGACAGTTCGGTCCCTATCTGCCGTGGGCGTTGGAGAATTGAAAGGGGCTGCTCCTAGTACGAGAGGACCGGAGTGGACGAACCTCTGGTGTTCGGGTTGTGATGCCAATCGCATTGCCCGGTAGCTAAGTTCGGAATCGATAACCGCTGAAAGCATCTAAGCGGGAAGCGAGCCTTGAGATGAGTTCTCCCTGGCGCTTAAAGCGTCCTGAAGGGTTGTTCGAGACTAGAACGTTGATAGGCAGGGTGTGTAAGCGCTGTGAGGCGTTGAGCTAACCTGTACTAATTGCCCGTGAGACTTAACCATACAACACCGAAGGGGTTTTAGGGCTCATAAGAGACTTGATTGTGTAGAGAGAATCAGCTTTTCGAATTGAAAGAATTTGCTTGGCGACGATAGCGTTTTGGACCCACCTGATTCCATGCCGAACTCAGACGTGAAACGAAACAGCGCCGATGGTAGTGTGGGGTCTCCCCATGTGAGAGTAGGACATCGCCAGGCTTACTTCCTTGTTTTCAGATTTTGAAAAATCTGAAGGCAAAACTAAATAAAGCATCTAATCAATAAGACTTTATTTAAGTAACAATTTGTGGAGAGATGGCTGAGTGGTTGAAAGCACCGGTCTTGAAAACCGGCGTACGTTAATAGCGTACCTAGGGTTCAAATCCCTATCTCTCCGCCACCTTTAAAAAGCTGTTGTTTATCAACAGCTTTTTTTATGTCAAAAAATCACCTATCCATGCCCGTTAATTGCCCTATTTTTCCCGTCAGAATTTGATGTATTCATCCATCTATTCAGCGCCTCTGGCCTATCAGAATATTCAAAACTTCATCAGTTGTTCTTTTATATATTCATCCTCATAAAAATGAGAATGATCTGGTGCTACTGTCGTCCGTGGACCAAGTAACCGTGACATAATGTGAGCTGTCGAGTATGTTGTTTGACGCGATTACACACTTTCCTTGTTGTTTTTTATGTCGAAGAAAATCTACATCCAATATTGTTTTATATTCTATTTTTCTGCTCATTGCTGGCTGCTCTTCAGCACCAGACAGCGTGAAATTATCTGTTCACGACTATTGTGCGGAACCACTCGATAGGACAACACAGACCTTATCTCAGTTTACCGGGCCTTTCGCATCAGAAATGCAGTATAAGACCGGTGTATATATCTTGGAACAAGGGACGAGTCAAAATAAAAATTATCACCAATAGTCTGGCATCTAACGATAATTTAGAGGCCTTTAGCGGTTACCAAAGAAATAGAGCCGCATTGCTGGATACTGGCGTAGAGGTTTATGAGTTTAGGCCTGATGCCAGAATTAGGCAGAGGGTCATGGCAGGTCACCAAAGATTTTAACCCTGACGGAAAGGTTCGGTTATCTAAACGCATTGGGGTTAAACTACGGAGAATCGTGCCGAAAAATATACTATAACGCTTTGATTCTAAAATCATCAGGGCCAATTAATTTTGGTCTTTTGTCGAAAGCACTGTGTTGTATTTTTCCGTTGATAAATCATATTATTCTCAATGGAACTGATGCAGATAATATAAACTTAAACCTATATCAGTTGTTATTCTCTGAAATAAAGTTCATTCAATCGAAGATGTTTCATTTGATAAGCATAAAAAGATGAATTGAATATTCATCATGGAGAATACCTTGTCAATGTGGAAATATCAGTATAGTCGCTCTTGATCCTATACTTGTTTATGTCTTGCTCTCAATTCGTAGATCCTATCAATTGTTCTATTTACGACTCTTTTACTCAATAAGCGACGCTATCTAGTGATTTTTAATTTTATTTGTGTGATAACTTAATCCATTAAAGTATGTGATGAGCTTGTTGGATAACGCCGGTGAATTTTGTAGAAACGCTATCACACACTATTTTCAAATTAGATTTGGTATAGGCCGAAATTTGGTGAGAGGGTACTCATGAAGATTAGAACAAAGCTGATTGCAACGTTTGTGATTGCAGTGACAGTGCCTGTTGCTTTTTTAGCGACTTTCTCCATAAGAGAAGTGACTGATGCGGCTATCACCCAATTTCAAAAAGCGACGATGAAAGAAATCTCACAGGTTGATCGTGCATTTAATATTTTCTTTGATAACGCGAAAAAAAGTATTGATTACCTTGCATCAATTCCTGAGGTTACCGAACATTTATCGAATGCGCCAAGCTTTGTTGACCAACAGAAAGTGGATGACTTTAAGGGATGGTCTTCTCTCGAGGGGCAATCAAAGCGACTCTTTGATATCTTTGAACGCTTTGGTAAAGCAAAACAAAACCTAGCTTATGTTTATACCGGACGTGCAACAGGGAGTTATATTGAATGGCCGGGAAGTCAGTTTTCTTCTCCTTTCGATCCCCGCATTCGCCCATGGTATAAGGCTGCAATGGCTGCAAATGGTAAAGCCGTCATGACCCATGCTTATTACTGGAAGGGCGATGATGCCACTTATATTGCGATTGCCAAAGCGGTAAAAGATAAAAATAATCAAGTTCTCGGCGCCGTTAGCTTGGATATATCGGTGAATGAACTGACTGATATCGTTAAGAATATTACGATTGGTGAGAATGGCTATATTGTATTATTGGAAGATAATGACACGATTTTGGTCGATCCGTTCAAACCGGAAAATAGTTTTAAATCGGTCAGTGATATTGATACGCCATTTTTTAAGTTGATGAGTGAACACCCGAAAGATTTATTTGAAGTGAACCGCGGTGGCACGGATTTTCTTGGACAAATCGTTATTTCTAAACTGGGTTGGCGCTTTGTTGCACTCGTTCCTAAATCAGAAGTTTATGCAGCTGCGGTAAAACAGACTTATGTGACGTTTGCGATTGTGATCCCTTTAGTCATTATTTTCATTCTGATCGCATTTTATGTTTCAAAAGTCATTACCTCACAGATCAACAGTGTGACGCAGGTTCTGCAACAAATCTCTCAAGGACATGGTGATCTGACGAGGAAGCTTGATACGACTGCGAAAGATGAGGTCGGAGAGCTCTCGCGCGCCTTTAATGGGTTTGTGGATAAGTTAGGGAGTCTGATTCGGGAAGTGGTCAGTCTTAGCGCAGATCTGAAGCGCATGGCTGCGACAGCGACGGAGAAAGCACATCAGTGGCAGATTGATTCAGGGCAACAGTTAGAGAAAGTCACGTTGGTCACCGATGCCATCTCTGAGATGTCAAAGGCAACGGCCGAAATTGCATCTAGCTCCGAACAGGCTGCAGGAATCGCGGAAAGTAGCTCCACGGCATGTACGGATGGCAAATTAGTCGTTGAAAATACCAGAGAGTCGATAGAGATGCTTGCCAGTGAAGTACATACGACAAGTGATATTATCAGTAAGCTCAATGACAATTCTCAGCAGATTACCACGATCATTACGACGATTCAGGGCATTGCGGAACAAACCAATTTACTGGCACTGAACGCGGCGATTGAAGCTGCCAGAGCCGGAGAACATGGACGGGGATTTGCTGTGGTTGCTGACGAAGTTCGTAATCTGTCACAAAAAACAACCAGTTCAACGGAAGAAATTCAGCAAATGATTCAAGCGTTGCAACAGACAACGCAACAAGCTGCAAACGTCATGAAAAATAGTAAATCGATGACCGATAATGCTGTCGAGCAAGCTAATACTGCCAGCGAAAGTTTGATCATGTTAGCCAGTTCGATTGATCAGATAAAAGGTGCTTCAATCCAGATTGCAACAGCAACTGAGGAACAGTCTTGTGTTTGTGAGGATATTACACGCAATACGCAGCAGATTAATGGTATTGCGAATCAACTAACCGAAGACGCTCAAGATCAGATTGATAGTGCAGAAGCATTCCGGGCGGTCTCGGAGAAAATGTTCGATTTGGTTGGTAAATTTAAAGTGTGATCAATCCATTTGAATGGTCTTGAAACGGTATATGCCAATGCCTGAGTTGTTGTACTCAGGCATTTTTTATGAAATCAACAATGTCCTTAAGTCTTCTGCAAAAACAGGCATTAAGTCACAATACTTCTTTTTGCAGTAACAACTTGCCATAAGGCTTTTACCAGTGGTTGCTCTAACTGGGACTGACGGCAACAGACACCCAGTTGAAATGGTTGTATCAGTTGACTCTCCGGTAAGCGTTGCACCTTTTCGCGGGCCGGACTGTTATTGATGACGACATCTGGCGCAATACCTATCCCGTATCCGAGTGCAACCATGCTCACAATCGCTTCATGTCCGGCACTCTGAGCATAGATGTTCGGCTTAATTTCCATTTCCTTAAACCAAGTATTGGCTCTTTCTCTTGCTGTTCCTGATTCTGGGATGATGAATGGAATCATTGACCAATCAATCGGGTCGGCACAAAGTGCCTGTTCGAAACTGCTGACACCGACAGGAGCAATGACTGACAGCGGTATCTCACTGATTGATTCAAATACAATCCGGTTAGGCAGTTGCTCCGGCAACGCTGAGATGGCTAGATCGGCTTCATTGTTCAGAACTTTGTCGATCGCCTGAGCGGGGTCGCCCGTTAACAGCTTAAATTCAATAAACGGGTGTTGAGAGCGAAAATCAGCGAGTAATTCGGGAAGGTGGCTATAGCTGGCGGTAACCGAACAAAACAGCCGAATTTCACCTTTCAGAGTTTGATTGTTCTCATGCAACTGTGCTTGAAACTGCTGCCACTCACTGATAATTTTCATGGCAATCGGCAGGAGTTGAAGGCCGGTTGGCGTGATTTCTACCCGGCGGTTATCCCGGATAAATAGATGTTGCCCGATTTCATCCTCGAACTTTTGAATCTGGCGACTTAACGCGGATGGACTAATGTGCATTGCCGCTGCAGTTTTACTGAAGTTTTTACTGTCACAGAGGTGGACAAAAAGTTCTAATATTTTGATATTCATATCGTTGTCTATTTGTGTTGCGTTTTTTGCAATACTTGGTTGTGAATATATCACTTTCGGCAACAGAATGTCTGATTTAATATGTGGGATATTCGGTGTTTGCTACCGACATGATGAATCAATAACGAAGGAGCCCCTACATGGCTAACTATTTCAATACATTGAACTTACGTCAGCAACTGGACCAACTTGGCCGTTGCCGTTTTATGGACCGTGAAGAATTTGCCACTGAAGCAGATTACCTCAAAGGTAAGAAAGTTGTGATCGTTGGTTGTGGTGCACAAGGTTTAAACCAAGGTCTGAACATGCGTGATTCTGGTCTGGATGTTGCGTATGCACTGCGTCAGGCGGCTATCGATGAGCAACGTCAGTCTTATAAGAATGCAAAAGACAATGGTTTTGAAGTAGGTAGCTATGAGCAACTGATTCCTCAAGCTGATCTGGTGGTTAACCTGACGCCTGATAAACAGCATACCAATGTTGTTGAAACCATCATGCCTCTGATGAAAGAAGGCGCAGCACTGGGTTATTCTCATGGATTCAACATTGTTGAAGAAGGGATGCAAATCCGTAAAGATTTGACTGTTGTGATGGTTGCACCGAAGTGTCCGGGGACTGAAGTTCGTGAAGAGTATAAGCGTGGTTTCGGTGTGCCGACCCTGATTGCGGTTCACCCGGAAAATGATCCACAAGGAGATGGCCTGGAAATCGCGAAAGCATGGGCCGCTGCAACCGGCGGACACCGTGCGGGTTGTCTCGAGTCTTCTTTTGTTGCCGAAGTTAAATCAGATTTGATGGGTGAGCAAACGATTCTGTGCGGTATGTTGCAGGCTGGTTCTATCGTATGCTACGAAAAAATGATTGCGGAAGGCATCGATGCCGGTTATGCAGGAAAACTGCTGCAATATGGTTGGGAAACGATCACTGAAGCACTGAAATTCGGTGGTATTACACATATGATGGATCGTCTGTCGAACCCTGCTAAAGTTAAAGCATTTGAACTGTCTGAAGAATTGAAAGACTTGCTGCGTCCTCTGTATAACAAACACATGGACGATATCATTGTCGGCGAATTTTCTAGCACAATGATGGCTGACTGGGCAAATGATGACGCCAATCTATTGAACTGGCGTAAAGAAACGGGTGAAACGGCGTTTGAAAACTACCCTGAATCCGATGTGAAAATCACTGAACAAGAGTATTTCGACCACGGTATCCTGATGATCGCGATGGTTCGTGCCGGTGTTGAATTGGCATTTGAAGCAATGACGGCTTCCGGAATCATTGATGAGTCAGCTTATTACGAATCTCTGCATGAGCTACCACTGATTGCCAATACTATCGCTCGTAAACGCTTGTATGAAATGAATGTTGTTATCTCTGATACAGCTGAATACGGAAACTACCTGTTTGCTAATGTTGCGACACCGCTACTGCGTGAAAAATTCATGCCTTCAGTGAGCACGGACGTGATTGGTAAAGGTTTAGGCGAAACCTCGAATCAGGTTGATAATGCTTATCTGATCGATGTGAACAGCATGATTCGCAATCATCCGGTCGAGTACATTGGTGAAGAATTGCGTGGCTATATGAAAGACATGAAGCGCATTGCTGTTGGTGGTTAAGTGAGTGATATAGCCGTCACCCTTGGGGTGGCGTGATTCTCGCTACACTGATGAGATAATAAAAAGGCCTGAATTGAATGATTCAGGCCTTTTGCTTTTTGAATATGATGAGACGGTCTGTCATGACAACTTGCAGGATATGGTAAGTTGTTCTCCGTGCTCAGAGGTTACTGATCTTGTTTGGACAACTTATCTTCCAACTCAGTAACTTTTGTTTCCAGCTGAGTCAGCTTTTCACGGGTACGAAGTAATACTTGTGTCTGAACATCAAATTCTTCACGACTAACAACATCCAGCTTATTCAATTGTCCCTGAATAACCTGACGAACTTTTTGTTCAACATCAGCGCCAAGGTCTTTGACCGGTTGAGGCATGGCATCATGAATTTGTTTTGCGACTTGCTCTAGTTTTTTGGGATCAAACATATAGGGTAAAACTCCTCTTCTACTGCTGTTATTCTATGTAATTCAGGTAAGAAAGTCGTTATCAAAGTGGACAAAAAAGGCCACAACGTGTGGCCTTTTACTTATCTGGATATCAAACACACCCTGCGAAGTGCCTATGAAGCCGTATGGTTTGGTGTTTCATCGGTTGATTGCTTTTCTTCATCGTTTTCTACAAAAACCGGCAGTGGTTTATGTTTCTCTGCCAAGTAACTATAGATGACCGGGAGAACAAACAGGGTAAACAATGTTCCGATTGCAAGCCCGGCAACAATCACAATACCAATACTGAAACGTTGTTTGGCACCGGCTCCGGTGGCAGACATTAACGGAATCAGACCGGCAATCATTGCGGCTGTTGTCATCAGGATTGGGCGCAGACGAATCTTAGCAGCCTCCATCACAGCTTCAATCCGATCTTTATTGAATTTCAACTGTACCTCTTTGGCAACCTCACAAATCAAGATGCCGTGCTTGGTTATCAAGCCAATCAAGGTAATCAATCCGACCTGAGAATAGATATTGAGAGACGTGAAACCAAAGAACCCGCCCCATGCCAAGGCAACCAAAGCCCCACAGATTGCAAGTGGTACAGAGACCATGATGACGATTGGATCTCTGACAGATTCAAACTGAATCGCCAAAACCAAGAAGATGATTGCCAAAGCGAGAGCAAAGGTTGTATAGAGCGCGCTCCCTTCGGTAATGAACTGACGAGATTCCCCCATATAGTCACGGGTGTATCCGATCGGTAGTGTCTTATCAACTTCATGATTCAACCATTCGAGAGCACTTCCCATCGTGACTCCGGGGGTTGGTACTGCACTGATCGTTGCTGAATTCAACTGGTTAAAGTGAGGCAATGCCCGAGGTTCTGAAACCACATCAATCTTAATCAGACTGCGTAAGGGAATTGCATCACCATTGGCGGCGAGGACATAGTAATTGTTCATCGATTCTGGATTGAGCCGGTACTTACGTTCAACTTGCGGAATCACTTCATACGAGCGTCCGTAGAGGTCAACGCGATTGACATACCCGTCAGCCATCAGCGTTGCCAGTGTCGTACCAATATCCTGCATCGTTACGCCATAAGCACCTGCTTTGTCTTTATCAATGCTGATCTTCATCGTTGCAGAATCGAAGTTCAGATCCAGTGTTGAGTAGACAAACAAAGGACTATGTTGAACTTTGCCCAGAATGTCCGAAGCCAAAGTAAATAGGTTTTCAAAGCTGTTGGGGGTTTTCAGCACTAACTGAACCGGTAGACCTGAACCTGCCCCCGGGAGTTCTGGCATCTCGAAGGCTGACACGGACATACTCGGTACTTCTTTCAGCAGCCCTTGGAGTCGTTTCTGTATCTCAGCCTGACTTGCTTCACGTTGACTCCAAGGCACCATGACGGAGAAACCGAGCGACTGGTTTGATGTGGGTACACCAGTGAATTCCAAATTTAAGTCAACTTCGGGTTGAGCCATCAGAATGTCATTGACGTGCTCCATGGTTTTCTGCATGTAATCGAGGTTGGCATTTGACTGACCATTGGCAATAAACATCACCACCCCTTTATCTTCAGCCGGTGCCAGCTCGGACGGAATAAATTTAAAGAGAACCGGGAGGCTGGCAAGAATGATTAATGCAAAAGCAATCACAACGGTGCGGTGCAGCATGACCGCAGCCAGCATCTTCTCGTAGCGGTTAGTGATTCGATCCAATACAGAGTGAACCTTACTTTCAAATCCGCTAGGGGAACTGTGTGCGACAAGCATTTTTGAACACATCATCGGTGAGAGTGTCAGGGCGATAATCCCGGAAACGATCACCGATCCTGCCAGAGATAAGGCAAACTCTTTAAATAGTGAGCCCGTTATCCCTTGTGTCAGTGCAATCGGTGCATATACCGCTGCCAATGTCAGTGTCATTGCTATAACCGGCAGTGCAATTTCTCGGGTTCCGATAATTGCAGCCCGGAACGGCGTTTCACCCAGTTTGATGTGACGGTCAACGTTTTCAAGAACAACGATCGCATCATCAACCACCAAACCGATGGCAAGTACCATGGCAAGCAGTGTCATTAAGTTCCAGGAAAACCCGAAAGCTTGCATGACCAGAGAAACCCCAATCAGAGATAGTGGAATCGTGATAATCGGAATCATGACCGCACGGAAAGAGCCAAGGAACAGAGTAATCACCACCAATACGATTAAAACGGCTTCTCCGATGGTTTTGATCACCTCGTCAATCGACTCGTTGATGGCTTCGGTCGAGTCATAGAGCATCGTCATCTTGATATTGCTCGGCATATTCTTGTCGATGCGCGGCATGATAGCTCTGACATCTCGTGCAATATCGATCGGGTTAGCACTGGGGGCAGCATTGATCGCGGCAACAATGGCTTCTTTTCCGTTGGCAGTTGCCCGATAGGTATCATGACTCTTTGCCAGCGAGACTTTAGCAATGTCTCCCAAACGAATGATTTGTCCCTCATCCGACTTGATGACCAACCGTTTTAACTCTGTTGTCGTGGAAACCTGTGTATCCGCATCCCCATTATAGAGAACAAATTCCCCTGTCGATTGCCCTGTCGCTGATTGATAGTTATTGGCGCTCAGAACACTCATGACTTGTGAAGCTGACAACTTCAGTGCAGCCATCTTATTCGGGTCTAACCAAATACGCAGGCCATATTTGATCCCGCCATAGAGATCAACTTTCGATACGCCACTGACCGAGAATAACTGTGGATTGACCACACGCTCGAGATAATCGTTGATTTGGCTGGAATTGAGCTCATCACTGGAAAAGCCAATATAGAGTACCGCAGTTGTTGAGCCGGTTGACATTGTTACGCTTGGGTCTTCGGCTTCTTTTGGCAGCTGTGAGCGTACCGAGTTGGTTTTTGCCAAGATATCTGCCAATGCCGCATTCGGATCGGTATTGAGCTTCATTTTGACCGTAATTGTTGAACCACCCATTGAGGATGAAGAGGTCATGTAGTCGATATTATCGGCTTGAGCAATGGCTTGCTCTAAGGGTTGAGTGATGAATCCCTGAATCAAATCCGAGCTGGCACCATAGTAGCCAGTCGTCACAGTGATCACGGTGTTCGTCATCTCTGGATACTCTCGGATTTGCAGTTTGAATACAGCTTGTAATCCAAGCAAGGCAATCAAGAGGCTCAGTGATATGGCGAGAACCGGACGTTTGATGAAAATATCAGTAAAGCGCATGCAACCTCCGGTTAAAGCATGGGAACTTCAGATGATGGTGTCAGCGTATCACTTTCCACCACATGAACTTTCGCCCCATTACTTAAGCGGACTTGACCGGAAGTGACAATCGTATCTCCGTCTTTCACACCACTTAATATGTGAGCTACATCTTTTTTGCGTTCTCCCACCTCAATAACATGTTGTTTGACACGCTTTTCACCATCTTTCTCGGTCACAACGTAAACACTGTCACCATAAAGCGTGTAAGCAATTGCCACCTGAGGAATAATCACTTGATCTTTTTGGACCGGTAGTAGGATATTTGCTTTGGCGAACATCCCGCTGCGTAGCTTGCCATCGCTATTTGGAATATTGGCTTCCACCTGAACCAAGCCACTCTGTGCACTGACCGCAGGCTCGATAGCTTTAATCGTCCCTTTGAATGAGTCATCCGGATAAGCATCGACAGTGATGTTGACTGTCTGACCAACTGAAATCTTAGACAGGTCGGTCTGTGGTATTGTGAAATGCAGACGCATCACGGAC contains these protein-coding regions:
- a CDS encoding methyl-accepting chemotaxis protein; translated protein: MKIRTKLIATFVIAVTVPVAFLATFSIREVTDAAITQFQKATMKEISQVDRAFNIFFDNAKKSIDYLASIPEVTEHLSNAPSFVDQQKVDDFKGWSSLEGQSKRLFDIFERFGKAKQNLAYVYTGRATGSYIEWPGSQFSSPFDPRIRPWYKAAMAANGKAVMTHAYYWKGDDATYIAIAKAVKDKNNQVLGAVSLDISVNELTDIVKNITIGENGYIVLLEDNDTILVDPFKPENSFKSVSDIDTPFFKLMSEHPKDLFEVNRGGTDFLGQIVISKLGWRFVALVPKSEVYAAAVKQTYVTFAIVIPLVIIFILIAFYVSKVITSQINSVTQVLQQISQGHGDLTRKLDTTAKDEVGELSRAFNGFVDKLGSLIREVVSLSADLKRMAATATEKAHQWQIDSGQQLEKVTLVTDAISEMSKATAEIASSSEQAAGIAESSSTACTDGKLVVENTRESIEMLASEVHTTSDIISKLNDNSQQITTIITTIQGIAEQTNLLALNAAIEAARAGEHGRGFAVVADEVRNLSQKTTSSTEEIQQMIQALQQTTQQAANVMKNSKSMTDNAVEQANTASESLIMLASSIDQIKGASIQIATATEEQSCVCEDITRNTQQINGIANQLTEDAQDQIDSAEAFRAVSEKMFDLVGKFKV
- the ilvY gene encoding HTH-type transcriptional activator IlvY — its product is MNIKILELFVHLCDSKNFSKTAAAMHISPSALSRQIQKFEDEIGQHLFIRDNRRVEITPTGLQLLPIAMKIISEWQQFQAQLHENNQTLKGEIRLFCSVTASYSHLPELLADFRSQHPFIEFKLLTGDPAQAIDKVLNNEADLAISALPEQLPNRIVFESISEIPLSVIAPVGVSSFEQALCADPIDWSMIPFIIPESGTARERANTWFKEMEIKPNIYAQSAGHEAIVSMVALGYGIGIAPDVVINNSPAREKVQRLPESQLIQPFQLGVCCRQSQLEQPLVKALWQVVTAKRSIVT
- the ilvC gene encoding ketol-acid reductoisomerase gives rise to the protein MANYFNTLNLRQQLDQLGRCRFMDREEFATEADYLKGKKVVIVGCGAQGLNQGLNMRDSGLDVAYALRQAAIDEQRQSYKNAKDNGFEVGSYEQLIPQADLVVNLTPDKQHTNVVETIMPLMKEGAALGYSHGFNIVEEGMQIRKDLTVVMVAPKCPGTEVREEYKRGFGVPTLIAVHPENDPQGDGLEIAKAWAAATGGHRAGCLESSFVAEVKSDLMGEQTILCGMLQAGSIVCYEKMIAEGIDAGYAGKLLQYGWETITEALKFGGITHMMDRLSNPAKVKAFELSEELKDLLRPLYNKHMDDIIVGEFSSTMMADWANDDANLLNWRKETGETAFENYPESDVKITEQEYFDHGILMIAMVRAGVELAFEAMTASGIIDESAYYESLHELPLIANTIARKRLYEMNVVISDTAEYGNYLFANVATPLLREKFMPSVSTDVIGKGLGETSNQVDNAYLIDVNSMIRNHPVEYIGEELRGYMKDMKRIAVGG
- the ubiK gene encoding ubiquinone biosynthesis accessory factor UbiK, with product MFDPKKLEQVAKQIHDAMPQPVKDLGADVEQKVRQVIQGQLNKLDVVSREEFDVQTQVLLRTREKLTQLETKVTELEDKLSKQDQ